One window from the genome of Alistipes sp. ZOR0009 encodes:
- a CDS encoding RagB/SusD family nutrient uptake outer membrane protein, whose translation MKKIIYAIALFAAFSVSSCTDELNTVPSDKVSGPTIFKDATSAETAINGVYRMLYVMGWSSSWAHENCGQTAINLLADLMAEDHLMQDQGSGWFYEDYRLNVHGDFSGKSGRSYSIWNFYYTMICNVNYIIASESAMAGDPELKQSIIGQAYAMRAFAYSYLIQLYQQTYVGHETYPGVPLYTEPTVAGSVGKPRGTVQQVYDLINADLGKSITLLGGVKNKVHKHASQVDYYVANGIKARVSLVQGHYQDAIDAAKEALGRPDLKVATVKELGGNNSVKVSDVLWGVEIIKDQTSGVGSFFAHMDADVPGSYGSKARQCISYGLYNLISDTDERKSSWFRGKLTPDIGLNSNVSYCQTKFKMADYSTRTGDYIFMRAEEMILIKAEAECKLDKYPEARTTLKLLGNARDSKFEDRLALRTDAKTFNSDTNAPLQTLMDEILFQRRLELWGEFGRIFDLQRLGLGYSRVYDKSNHTEKVSTKPTTAASPLFILPLPQSEIDGNENITDKDQNPIVR comes from the coding sequence ATGAAAAAGATTATATATGCAATTGCTCTTTTTGCGGCGTTCTCTGTAAGCAGTTGTACAGATGAGTTGAATACAGTCCCTTCCGACAAGGTTTCTGGGCCAACTATTTTTAAAGATGCAACTAGTGCAGAAACAGCTATTAATGGTGTTTATCGGATGTTGTACGTAATGGGATGGAGTTCAAGTTGGGCTCATGAGAATTGCGGTCAAACAGCAATAAATCTTCTCGCAGATCTTATGGCGGAAGACCATTTGATGCAGGATCAGGGATCGGGATGGTTTTATGAAGATTATCGTCTAAACGTGCATGGAGATTTTTCGGGTAAAAGTGGAAGATCCTATTCTATTTGGAACTTTTATTATACAATGATCTGTAATGTAAACTATATAATTGCTTCAGAATCGGCTATGGCTGGAGATCCAGAATTAAAACAAAGTATTATAGGTCAGGCTTATGCTATGCGAGCTTTTGCGTATAGTTATTTGATACAACTTTATCAACAAACCTATGTTGGGCATGAGACTTATCCTGGAGTTCCTTTGTACACAGAACCTACAGTTGCAGGATCTGTAGGGAAGCCAAGGGGGACTGTTCAGCAAGTATATGATTTGATTAATGCAGATCTAGGAAAGTCCATTACTTTGTTAGGTGGGGTGAAAAATAAAGTTCACAAGCATGCCTCTCAGGTTGATTACTATGTGGCAAATGGTATTAAAGCGCGAGTAAGCCTTGTTCAGGGGCATTATCAAGATGCTATTGATGCAGCAAAGGAAGCTCTTGGAAGACCTGATTTGAAAGTTGCAACCGTAAAAGAGTTGGGCGGGAATAATAGTGTAAAGGTGTCTGATGTTCTTTGGGGAGTGGAAATAATCAAAGATCAGACAAGTGGCGTTGGTAGTTTTTTTGCCCACATGGATGCAGATGTTCCCGGTTCATATGGATCTAAAGCACGTCAATGTATTAGTTATGGTTTGTATAATCTGATATCAGATACTGATGAACGTAAGTCTTCTTGGTTTAGGGGGAAGTTAACCCCAGACATTGGTTTAAATTCAAATGTAAGTTACTGTCAAACTAAGTTTAAAATGGCTGATTATTCTACACGAACCGGAGATTATATCTTTATGCGTGCAGAAGAAATGATTTTAATTAAGGCGGAGGCAGAATGTAAATTAGATAAATATCCGGAAGCGCGAACTACTCTAAAATTATTGGGAAATGCGAGGGATAGTAAGTTTGAGGATCGATTAGCATTACGAACTGATGCAAAAACTTTCAATAGTGATACAAATGCTCCGTTGCAAACGCTTATGGATGAGATCTTATTCCAAAGAAGGTTGGAGCTGTGGGGCGAATTTGGTAGGATATTTGATTTACAAAGGTTAGGGTTAGGTTATAGTCGAGTTTACGATAAGTCGAATCATACTGAAAAAGTGTCGACTAAACCTACAACAGCAGCTTCTCCGTTATTTATTCTTCCTTTACCTCAATCAGAGATTGATGGGAATGAAAATATAACAGACAAGGATCAAAATCCTATTGTAAGGTAA
- a CDS encoding SusC/RagA family TonB-linked outer membrane protein, which produces MRRFLTLLVTLLVFGAGSALGQVKQVTGKVLSAEDKQPIPGVSVFVKEASSVGTSTNVEGQFTLKNLPVNAKTLVFRTVGFQTQEVAIKSGEINIILSPETQKIDEVVVTAMGMKKSEKTLGYAASTVKSEDLLAGRSASVMSGIAGKVAGVNVSSSGQTGTSQKVIVRGYSSFSQNQPLYVVDGVPIQNSFSGSSSSSDAVDFGNQAGDINPDDVESLTVLKGASATALYGSRAASGVIMITTKRAQQDEKITVEYNGSFTASNVLRVPQTQNVFGQGWPDWDRMENGSWGPKLDGRLHDWGAPLDANGKFDPNAKGRIKRFSYVEDNLRNFYETGFETNNSVSIKGGTKNTGLVFSYGNSYANGVIPTDADKYSRNTFSFRGNTKYNNFDINYSVNYVRKDMNNVSAGQGDNGATIFPELLQHAVDVDFQDTKDLNNIYNNTDNYYTVYAENPWWVVKNNGNKYQDDRVYGKTELNYQILKGLKAIARLGGDFTNSRQQRWNAIARRTVGSYAAEGGKKNEVGYYNERNDAWDQIDFTGLLSGNYKLTEDVGFDGVLGYNFNQRSSSYHNSSLSGLVQPNWYSLENGEVMPITSSGISRRRLIGAFSQMNFDFRNYWFLTVSLRNDWSSTLPKGKNSFFYWGLNTSVILTDMFKSLQSDNVNFIKLRAAYGQTGNDAPAYRTQSAYYPTQIGLGFGDLYFPYGGVLGLTESNRLGNMGLKPEITTELEFGIDARFFKNRLTFDIAYYNKETRDQIISATVAPETGYTSRTQNIGKIQNQGIEANMRIIPVRTSDLEWEIGVTFAKNKSKVKELWAGTDRYLIVSGYDIDFTAIVGKPLGQFLAPAELRVAEGEHKGKIVVNSAGRPQIDASKKDNVGTSQPDFTMGFNTRVTYKGITLSGVLDWRKGGQFWSYTSHIMNFNGNATKTTFNERQPFVIPNSVKQTGVDANGKPVYVENDIPIANNAMYDYYNNSKNTPIQKTFVLPKDYLKLREIAVSYSLPSKLFKKGYVKGVSFGVVGRNLFLWTPKDNNFVDPEATNFGNDITSELGEFAAAPTTRNYGGSLKITF; this is translated from the coding sequence ATGAGGCGATTTCTAACGTTACTCGTAACGCTGCTTGTTTTTGGTGCTGGCTCGGCGCTTGGACAAGTAAAGCAAGTAACAGGAAAGGTATTGTCCGCAGAGGATAAGCAACCGATTCCTGGAGTTAGTGTATTTGTTAAGGAGGCATCAAGTGTTGGTACATCAACCAACGTTGAGGGTCAATTTACACTTAAAAATCTTCCTGTCAACGCAAAGACTTTAGTTTTTAGGACTGTAGGTTTTCAAACTCAGGAGGTTGCAATTAAGAGTGGTGAGATTAATATAATCTTATCTCCCGAGACTCAAAAGATTGATGAGGTCGTGGTGACTGCAATGGGTATGAAAAAATCGGAGAAGACATTAGGCTATGCTGCATCAACAGTAAAAAGCGAAGATCTACTCGCAGGACGTTCTGCATCTGTAATGTCGGGTATTGCAGGTAAAGTTGCAGGAGTGAATGTCTCTTCATCCGGACAAACAGGAACTTCTCAAAAGGTAATTGTACGTGGTTATTCTTCTTTTTCACAAAACCAGCCACTGTATGTTGTTGATGGAGTACCTATTCAAAACAGTTTCTCGGGAAGCAGTAGTAGTTCTGATGCTGTAGACTTTGGAAACCAAGCTGGCGACATCAACCCCGATGACGTTGAGTCTCTAACCGTTCTAAAAGGAGCATCAGCAACCGCTCTTTATGGTTCAAGGGCTGCCAGTGGTGTAATAATGATTACCACTAAAAGAGCTCAACAGGATGAGAAAATTACAGTTGAGTACAATGGTTCGTTTACGGCTAGTAATGTGCTTCGAGTGCCTCAAACTCAAAATGTTTTCGGACAAGGATGGCCTGATTGGGATAGAATGGAAAATGGCTCATGGGGTCCAAAATTAGATGGTCGTCTTCATGATTGGGGAGCACCACTTGATGCAAACGGGAAATTTGATCCAAATGCTAAAGGCCGCATTAAAAGGTTTTCATATGTTGAAGATAACTTAAGAAACTTTTATGAAACAGGTTTTGAAACCAACAACTCCGTAAGCATTAAGGGAGGTACTAAAAATACAGGCTTGGTATTTTCGTATGGAAACTCTTATGCTAACGGTGTAATTCCTACTGATGCAGACAAGTACAGTCGAAACACTTTTTCGTTTAGAGGAAATACGAAGTATAACAACTTTGATATCAATTACTCTGTTAACTATGTTCGCAAAGATATGAACAATGTAAGTGCAGGGCAGGGGGATAATGGAGCTACTATCTTTCCTGAATTGTTGCAGCATGCTGTTGATGTAGACTTCCAAGATACAAAGGATCTAAACAACATTTACAATAATACAGACAATTACTATACTGTTTATGCGGAAAATCCTTGGTGGGTTGTTAAAAACAATGGGAATAAGTATCAGGACGATCGCGTATACGGGAAAACAGAATTAAACTACCAAATTCTAAAAGGACTTAAAGCAATAGCTCGTTTAGGAGGTGATTTTACCAACTCTCGTCAACAAAGATGGAATGCGATTGCAAGAAGAACAGTAGGTAGTTATGCTGCCGAAGGTGGGAAGAAAAATGAAGTAGGCTACTATAATGAGAGAAATGATGCATGGGATCAAATTGATTTTACAGGTTTACTATCTGGAAACTACAAGTTAACAGAAGATGTTGGATTCGATGGTGTTTTGGGTTACAACTTCAACCAACGTTCATCTTCTTATCATAATTCATCGCTATCAGGTTTGGTACAACCTAATTGGTATAGTTTAGAAAATGGAGAAGTAATGCCTATAACCAGTTCTGGTATTTCAAGAAGAAGATTGATTGGCGCATTTAGCCAAATGAATTTTGATTTTAGAAACTACTGGTTCTTAACAGTTTCTTTAAGAAATGACTGGTCTTCAACTTTACCTAAGGGTAAAAATAGTTTCTTTTACTGGGGATTAAATACTTCTGTAATCTTAACAGATATGTTTAAATCATTGCAAAGTGATAATGTAAACTTTATAAAGTTAAGAGCGGCTTACGGTCAAACGGGTAATGACGCCCCTGCTTATAGAACACAATCAGCCTATTATCCAACTCAGATTGGTCTTGGGTTTGGGGATTTATATTTCCCATATGGAGGAGTCCTTGGATTAACAGAGAGCAACCGTTTAGGAAATATGGGGCTTAAGCCTGAAATTACTACTGAACTTGAGTTTGGTATTGATGCTCGCTTTTTCAAGAATAGATTAACATTTGATATTGCTTACTACAATAAAGAGACTAGGGATCAAATCATTTCTGCTACAGTGGCGCCAGAAACAGGTTACACTTCTAGAACACAGAATATTGGTAAAATCCAAAATCAAGGTATTGAAGCAAATATGCGCATTATTCCTGTTAGAACATCTGATTTGGAATGGGAAATAGGTGTAACTTTTGCAAAGAATAAAAGTAAGGTAAAAGAACTCTGGGCCGGTACTGACAGGTATCTCATCGTATCTGGATATGACATAGATTTCACAGCCATTGTAGGTAAACCTCTTGGTCAATTCCTTGCCCCTGCGGAACTTCGGGTTGCAGAAGGAGAGCATAAAGGTAAAATTGTTGTTAATTCAGCAGGTCGACCTCAAATTGACGCAAGTAAAAAGGATAATGTGGGAACTTCGCAGCCTGATTTTACAATGGGGTTCAATACGCGTGTAACCTACAAGGGGATAACTCTTAGCGGTGTTTTAGATTGGCGAAAAGGTGGTCAATTCTGGAGTTACACTTCTCATATTATGAATTTTAATGGTAATGCCACTAAAACTACATTTAACGAAAGACAACCGTTTGTTATCCCTAATTCTGTAAAGCAGACAGGTGTTGATGCAAATGGGAAACCTGTTTATGTAGAAAACGACATTCCTATTGCTAATAATGCAATGTATGATTATTATAACAACTCTAAAAACACTCCAATTCAAAAGACTTTTGTGCTTCCTAAGGATTATCTAAAGTTGAGAGAAATTGCGGTATCATACTCTTTACCTAGTAAACTTTTCAAAAAGGGTTATGTTAAAGGAGTTAGTTTTGGAGTTGTGGGACGTAACCTGTTCTTATGGACACCTAAAGACAATAATTTTGTAGATCCAGAGGCTACCAATTTTGGAAATGACATCACCTCAGAACTTGGTGAGTTTGCAGCAGCCCCAACAACGAGGAATTACGGAGGTAGTTTAAAAATCACTTTTTAG
- a CDS encoding SusC/RagA family TonB-linked outer membrane protein encodes MSISYYQWAGLRLVFRNQTNENLLQTAKQTIMRRFLTLLVTLLVFGVGSALGQVKQVTGVVKSSDDKQPIPGVSVFVKEAPSVGASSDPNGKYVLKNIPANAKTIVFKSVGYATVEFPIKNVLDVALQPESQKIEEVMVVAYGTSKKSSFTGSAESVKSEKLSTRPIANVTKALDGMVAGVQTTSGSGQPGSGVSIVVRGYGSITSSQSPLYVVDGAPYDGNISSINPNDIESMTILKDASSGALYGARGANGVIMINTKKGKAGKVKVNFKANWGVASRSIPRYETMDEAGYLETVFQSYKNKSIISDGLSPEAAAIAALEAMRSGSAAIFGNNEEYNPYNYSINQLIDPKTGKVRSDAKLRYHEDWLDEVMAKNPLRQEYVTSFSGGDEKTRYMFSAGYLTEEGLLKTTEFNRYNGRLNIDSDVAKWLKAGMSASYSRNESNSAPENSSANSNVWYTNQLMAPIFPVYKKDDKGQTIYDNLGSPVFDYGVNRPAGATANWNTIATLYDDMYSSSSDNLSGRIFTDIGNLNSGPLKGLTLSVSYGFDLINSASASYYNPYNGNSVAVKGSLSKANGRTFSYTFNQILKYDRKIGEHHFEALAGHEFYKYRYDYLGASKTGFPFGGLFELDAATSITAASSYQNNYAIESVLSRFGYDYGDKYYFSASFRTDGSSRFHEDNRWGNFWSVGGNWRISQESFLQGVSWLNNLAVKASYGVQGNDNVNTLYAWQSLYDLGYPNASMSGALITSLENKGLKWEKNSNLNIGVELKVFNRVSATIECYERKTTDMLMDFPMASSLGFDGYRKNIGSMRNRGLDMTIGVDVLKSNDFVWRTTLIGSVIKNKVLKLADKPEIISGNYIIKEGETLNSYYTSSAAGVDPATGKQLYWVWDIDADGNKGQKYVSDNMTKATTCREIKGSRIPDLYGSINNEFRYKGIDFSFLCTYSLGGKILDGVYSTLMYGNYVGQARSRHLERAWKQPGDVTDVPRIEIGTTQVTTDNNLIDASYFAIKNVTVGYTLPFKWLKTAGIESFRVTAAGDNIAMFTHLKGMNPQYNFTGGTNFGYVPTRNITFGIDVRF; translated from the coding sequence ATGTCGATTTCGTATTATCAATGGGCTGGTTTGCGCTTAGTTTTTCGGAATCAGACAAATGAAAATTTATTACAAACTGCTAAACAAACTATTATGAGGCGATTTTTAACGTTACTCGTAACGCTGCTTGTTTTTGGTGTTGGCTCAGCGCTAGGACAGGTAAAGCAAGTTACTGGGGTTGTCAAATCTTCGGATGATAAGCAGCCCATACCAGGCGTAAGCGTTTTTGTGAAGGAGGCTCCTTCTGTGGGGGCTTCTTCTGATCCTAACGGAAAGTATGTTTTAAAAAACATACCCGCTAATGCAAAAACTATTGTGTTTAAATCCGTAGGGTATGCCACTGTGGAATTTCCTATTAAAAATGTGTTAGATGTTGCTCTTCAGCCTGAGTCTCAAAAGATAGAAGAGGTGATGGTTGTTGCTTATGGGACTTCAAAAAAGAGTTCTTTTACAGGATCAGCAGAGTCTGTAAAATCCGAGAAGTTGAGCACAAGACCGATTGCGAATGTAACAAAAGCATTAGATGGAATGGTTGCAGGTGTTCAAACAACGTCTGGTTCAGGTCAACCTGGTTCAGGAGTTTCTATAGTTGTTCGTGGATATGGATCGATAACATCATCTCAATCTCCACTTTACGTTGTAGATGGTGCCCCTTACGATGGGAATATTTCATCGATTAATCCTAATGACATTGAATCTATGACTATTCTGAAAGATGCTTCTTCTGGAGCTCTTTATGGAGCCAGAGGGGCTAATGGTGTGATTATGATCAATACGAAAAAGGGTAAGGCAGGTAAAGTTAAAGTTAACTTCAAGGCTAACTGGGGAGTTGCTTCTCGTTCAATTCCTCGATATGAAACAATGGATGAGGCTGGTTACTTGGAAACCGTTTTTCAATCATATAAAAATAAATCCATCATTTCTGATGGGCTTTCACCCGAAGCAGCTGCAATTGCTGCGCTAGAAGCGATGAGAAGTGGTTCTGCTGCGATATTTGGAAATAACGAGGAGTATAATCCATATAATTATTCTATAAACCAATTGATTGATCCTAAAACGGGAAAAGTAAGGTCTGATGCAAAATTACGCTATCATGAAGATTGGCTTGATGAAGTGATGGCTAAGAATCCACTTCGTCAAGAGTATGTTACGTCATTCTCTGGCGGAGATGAAAAGACTAGATATATGTTTTCCGCAGGATACTTAACAGAAGAGGGGTTGTTGAAAACAACAGAATTTAACAGGTATAATGGTCGGTTAAATATTGACTCAGATGTTGCAAAATGGTTAAAAGCAGGGATGAGTGCAAGTTATTCAAGGAATGAGAGTAATTCTGCTCCAGAGAATAGTTCTGCAAATTCTAATGTTTGGTATACCAATCAGTTGATGGCTCCTATATTTCCTGTTTATAAAAAAGATGATAAAGGGCAAACTATTTACGATAATTTAGGGAGTCCGGTGTTTGATTATGGGGTGAACCGTCCTGCAGGCGCTACTGCAAATTGGAATACGATTGCAACTCTTTATGATGACATGTACAGTTCTAGCAGTGATAATTTGAGTGGGCGTATCTTTACTGATATTGGTAACTTGAATTCTGGTCCTTTGAAGGGGTTGACGTTATCTGTAAGTTATGGTTTTGATCTTATAAACTCAGCAAGCGCATCTTACTATAATCCATATAATGGAAATTCTGTTGCGGTGAAAGGATCACTTTCTAAGGCTAATGGGAGAACTTTTAGTTACACGTTTAACCAAATTCTCAAATATGATCGCAAAATAGGAGAGCATCATTTTGAAGCATTAGCAGGTCATGAGTTTTATAAGTATAGATATGATTACTTGGGTGCATCGAAAACAGGTTTCCCATTTGGAGGTCTATTTGAACTAGATGCTGCGACTTCTATTACTGCTGCAAGTAGTTATCAGAACAATTATGCAATTGAGTCTGTATTGTCCAGATTTGGATACGACTATGGCGATAAGTACTACTTTTCAGCAAGTTTTAGAACCGATGGTTCCTCTAGGTTTCATGAAGATAATCGTTGGGGGAATTTTTGGTCAGTAGGTGGAAATTGGAGAATTTCACAAGAATCCTTTTTACAAGGAGTATCTTGGTTAAATAACTTGGCAGTAAAAGCAAGTTATGGAGTTCAAGGTAATGATAATGTCAATACACTTTATGCTTGGCAATCTTTATATGACTTGGGGTATCCTAATGCTTCTATGAGTGGAGCTCTTATTACGTCTTTGGAGAATAAGGGGCTTAAATGGGAAAAAAATTCAAACCTTAACATAGGTGTTGAGTTGAAAGTTTTTAACAGAGTTTCTGCAACTATCGAGTGTTATGAAAGAAAGACAACCGATATGTTAATGGATTTTCCAATGGCGTCATCTTTGGGATTCGATGGATATCGAAAAAATATTGGATCGATGAGAAATAGAGGGCTTGACATGACAATTGGGGTTGACGTTTTAAAAAGTAATGATTTTGTATGGAGAACAACTTTAATTGGCTCTGTAATTAAGAATAAAGTATTAAAACTTGCTGATAAGCCAGAGATTATATCTGGTAATTATATAATAAAGGAAGGAGAAACTCTAAATTCTTATTATACATCGAGTGCAGCTGGAGTTGATCCTGCGACAGGTAAGCAGTTGTATTGGGTTTGGGATATTGATGCTGATGGAAATAAGGGGCAGAAGTATGTTTCTGATAATATGACCAAAGCAACAACATGCCGTGAAATAAAAGGGAGTAGAATTCCAGACTTATATGGGTCAATTAATAATGAGTTTAGATATAAAGGCATTGACTTTTCCTTTCTATGTACTTATTCCTTAGGGGGGAAAATTCTAGATGGAGTTTATAGTACTTTGATGTATGGAAATTACGTGGGTCAGGCACGAAGTAGACATTTAGAGAGAGCATGGAAGCAGCCAGGGGATGTAACGGATGTTCCTAGGATAGAAATTGGGACTACTCAGGTTACTACCGATAATAATCTAATTGATGCTTCGTATTTTGCTATTAAGAATGTTACTGTTGGTTACACCTTACCTTTTAAATGGTTAAAAACCGCTGGTATTGAATCCTTTCGGGTGACAGCTGCAGGAGATAATATTGCGATGTTCACGCACTTAAAGGGAATGAATCCTCAGTATAACTTCACTGGAGGAACTAATTTTGGTTATGTTCCAACAAGGAATATTACATTTGGAATTGATGTTAGATTTTAA
- a CDS encoding RagB/SusD family nutrient uptake outer membrane protein, whose protein sequence is MIKAKYLLGFLSLGALLVGCSEDNFDKRPTETISDKNLQEQYKKDPKVIDGMIRGAYFMLFKTGSGGTTGHSDFGQKSVDISTDILSGDMAQRKSSYGHFYNNEELLSTTRTSGTNQMYWKYYFKVVKSCNDILSLFFENDTEQPKENQAKWGQAKALRAYAYYNLAMMYSKGYSSPDDLCVPIYNVKNMDVAAPLSSVRKVLEFAKKDLEDAVVALAGFKRDGKYQIDEYVASGMLSYVYLTVGEYDKAIASADKVLAAYKPMTALEVTGGLNSIAAPSLMWGVDITNENSGSLVTFWGHMDIYTYSYVYAGARKTIDKGLYDQISAQDVRKYQFSSSSLLPLWKFYDKGRVNGGDRKWENDIFWMRADEFILVKAEAQARSGKAGDASTTLNTLLSKRAAVEGTPGCFPAGTPAGAPTYDMTNILDAVYLQWRIETWGEGRALSIMKRFQKSVKRGVNHSEYPGAVISYDDPRLTFAIPEVEAVNNPNF, encoded by the coding sequence ATGATAAAAGCAAAATATTTATTGGGTTTCCTATCGTTAGGAGCCTTGCTGGTTGGCTGTAGTGAAGATAATTTCGACAAGAGGCCTACTGAAACAATATCAGATAAGAACTTGCAGGAGCAGTATAAAAAGGATCCAAAGGTTATTGATGGAATGATCCGAGGCGCTTATTTTATGCTATTCAAAACAGGTTCAGGAGGTACAACTGGGCACTCTGACTTTGGTCAAAAGTCGGTTGATATTTCTACTGATATTTTATCAGGAGATATGGCGCAACGAAAGAGTAGCTACGGGCATTTTTATAATAATGAGGAGTTGCTTTCTACTACAAGAACAAGTGGAACAAACCAGATGTACTGGAAGTACTATTTCAAAGTTGTGAAGTCTTGTAATGACATTCTATCGCTGTTCTTTGAGAATGATACTGAGCAGCCTAAAGAAAATCAGGCAAAATGGGGGCAAGCAAAAGCTTTACGAGCTTATGCTTACTATAACTTGGCAATGATGTATTCGAAGGGGTATAGCTCTCCAGATGATCTTTGTGTTCCTATATACAATGTTAAAAACATGGATGTTGCTGCTCCTTTGAGCTCTGTTCGTAAGGTGCTGGAATTTGCAAAGAAAGACTTGGAAGATGCAGTAGTTGCGCTAGCTGGATTTAAGCGTGACGGAAAGTACCAAATTGACGAATATGTTGCTTCTGGTATGCTTTCTTACGTTTATTTGACAGTTGGAGAGTACGACAAGGCAATTGCATCTGCTGATAAGGTGTTGGCTGCATACAAGCCAATGACTGCGCTTGAAGTTACAGGTGGATTAAATTCTATTGCTGCTCCAAGTTTGATGTGGGGAGTGGATATAACCAATGAGAACTCTGGGAGCTTAGTGACATTTTGGGGGCATATGGATATTTATACTTATAGCTATGTTTATGCTGGTGCTCGTAAAACCATTGACAAAGGCTTGTATGATCAGATATCAGCACAAGATGTAAGAAAGTACCAGTTTAGTAGTTCATCGTTACTTCCTTTGTGGAAGTTTTATGATAAGGGGCGTGTTAATGGTGGAGACAGAAAATGGGAAAATGATATTTTCTGGATGAGAGCCGATGAGTTTATTCTTGTAAAGGCTGAGGCTCAGGCACGTTCTGGAAAGGCTGGTGATGCTTCGACAACATTAAACACCCTTTTAAGCAAAAGAGCCGCTGTTGAAGGAACACCTGGATGTTTCCCTGCAGGCACACCTGCTGGCGCACCTACCTACGACATGACCAACATTCTAGATGCTGTATACTTGCAGTGGAGAATCGAAACTTGGGGAGAAGGACGTGCTCTTTCTATTATGAAGCGTTTCCAAAAGAGCGTAAAAAGAGGTGTAAATCACTCAGAATATCCTGGTGCGGTTATTTCTTATGATGATCCACGCCTGACGTTTGCAATTCCTGAAGTTGAGGCTGTTAATAACCCTAACTTCTAG
- a CDS encoding SusD/RagB family nutrient-binding outer membrane lipoprotein, whose amino-acid sequence MKKNSIFIILISAFFMLTACESFLDINKDPNYPEKASPKLLLPSSIAWTASRVGSDLQMIGSFWCQHYTQNNTANQYNTTVTYALTYSSYNGVWSAAYAGALKDLKSIVETSEAEKQWNYYVPAKILMAFNFHVLADFYETVPFNEILQGEANMKPKYDDGKTVYAGIIKLLDEAIEKKDLAIAANDENPIKAEDFVYNGDMKKWIQFAKSLKFKVLMRDYEANKDALAKLIADNDFVTVDARMNGFVDQENKSNPFYENDRRKLNTTNNIKASNTLLAFLSVKNDPRIANFFEKAKGIYKGIPYGNTSISSSALPSNTTSRAMLAATDPVYFLSVAESYFTLAEYYARIPNAAKAKEFYDKAVNEAFLRWGYTNAADFTKVGGAYEFPSDDTKMIEAIITQKWIASTRCQAWDSFFDINRTGYPKLGTKQTTEGGYVVGQLVPAANSVLNAGELPRRLIIPKSSSDYNPNAPKIIPIAQKMWWHKQ is encoded by the coding sequence ATGAAAAAAAATTCAATCTTCATAATTCTTATATCCGCTTTTTTTATGCTCACCGCATGTGAAAGTTTTCTGGATATAAATAAAGATCCTAATTATCCTGAGAAAGCGTCACCAAAGTTGTTGCTACCTTCAAGCATTGCTTGGACTGCATCTAGAGTCGGTTCTGATCTACAGATGATAGGTAGTTTTTGGTGTCAGCATTACACTCAGAACAATACGGCTAACCAGTACAACACAACAGTAACGTATGCTCTAACTTATTCTAGTTACAATGGTGTTTGGTCTGCTGCATATGCTGGTGCATTGAAAGATCTAAAGTCTATAGTAGAGACCTCGGAAGCAGAAAAGCAGTGGAACTACTATGTGCCCGCAAAAATACTTATGGCGTTCAATTTTCATGTTTTAGCAGATTTTTACGAAACAGTTCCTTTTAACGAGATTTTACAGGGGGAGGCTAACATGAAACCTAAGTATGATGACGGGAAGACTGTTTATGCAGGAATTATTAAGTTACTTGACGAGGCTATTGAAAAGAAGGATTTGGCAATAGCCGCAAATGACGAAAATCCCATTAAGGCAGAGGATTTTGTTTATAATGGCGACATGAAAAAATGGATTCAGTTTGCAAAATCACTAAAATTTAAGGTTTTAATGCGTGATTATGAGGCAAATAAAGATGCTCTTGCCAAACTTATTGCCGACAACGATTTTGTAACTGTTGATGCTAGAATGAATGGATTTGTTGATCAAGAAAATAAGTCCAATCCTTTTTATGAAAATGACAGAAGAAAATTGAACACAACTAATAATATAAAAGCTTCAAATACACTATTAGCATTTTTATCCGTTAAGAATGACCCTAGGATTGCCAACTTTTTTGAAAAGGCCAAAGGTATTTATAAGGGTATACCATATGGTAATACATCGATTTCTTCTTCCGCTTTACCAAGTAATACAACTTCACGCGCCATGCTAGCGGCAACAGATCCTGTATACTTTTTGTCGGTTGCAGAATCGTACTTTACACTAGCAGAGTATTATGCCAGAATACCTAATGCGGCTAAAGCAAAAGAGTTTTACGATAAAGCAGTAAATGAGGCATTTCTTCGCTGGGGTTATACTAATGCTGCTGACTTTACTAAAGTTGGAGGTGCTTATGAATTTCCTAGTGATGATACTAAAATGATTGAAGCAATAATTACACAAAAGTGGATAGCTTCTACAAGATGCCAAGCATGGGACTCCTTCTTCGATATTAATAGAACGGGATATCCAAAGTTAGGTACTAAGCAAACTACAGAAGGTGGTTATGTTGTTGGTCAGCTTGTTCCTGCAGCCAACAGCGTTCTTAATGCAGGAGAACTTCCTCGAAGACTAATTATTCCTAAGAGTTCTTCAGACTATAATCCCAATGCCCCCAAGATTATCCCGATTGCACAAAAGATGTGGTGGCATAAGCAATAA